In Alosa sapidissima isolate fAloSap1 chromosome 11, fAloSap1.pri, whole genome shotgun sequence, a single window of DNA contains:
- the si:dkey-82f1.1 gene encoding DENN domain-containing protein 2A produces the protein MPAASTMTGGRALLLCTNTDNCIYQSVNGLQCCGLKLGEAPSAVPQQPELCGDAEGDRASAARLTAPYDRGDSPRGDDMLAHKRSGSIDTHAENGLAGCSGKLSKTPMAVRSSASIRDKISQWEGKTESAAGPCPAAAAAAGQREADGVRKKDIKSTEIQRRDSRRLVSWERQDSGKENGGKNSDSRPMSPEGFARDRESVLDKGLRAKMPETVQDKKSVSTHIKKLEQAMKETPSKPTIAFPGNYFCPPSKEEQEEAERKGVEPIFGTLDEARPSSRNRRGRDGDPENVYTEPGVPSINPVPKPQRTFQHHTPPPGTLMSAGGSMKSRRNLPPLPSIPPPPLPTCPPPGVCRRPWADRPRDSSNRKSYEFEDLMQSSTESCRVDWYAQAKLTLTRTLSEENVYEDILDPPSKENPYEDIELESRCLGNKCPLPVSPSSSIPDTPSKLTSKPGFFRQNSERRSFKLLELRKTNRDGGIASPSRISPPSTPSSPDDTPCLSGDPYNRRRRKIPKMVLKINGVFEARRGKKRMKRVSQSTEASSGRVTDENSESESDTEEKLKAHSQRLVSVQSMLKQTGRYRTLERDLMDLQERKLFEYFLVVALHKMKAGAPYLPEVTQQFPLKLERSFKFMREAEDQLKVIPQFCFPDAKDWIPVDHFPSETFSFVLTGEDGSRRFGYCRRLLPSGKGRRLPEVYCIVSRLGCFDLFSKILDEVEKRRAISPALVQPFMRGIMEAPFPAPGRTITVKNFLPGSGTEVIELCRPADSRLEHVDFECLFSSLSLRLLLRVFASLLLERRVIFTADKLSTLSQCCHAVVVLLYPFTWQHTYIPVLPPAMMDIVCTPTPFIVGLLSSSLPRLKELPIEEVLVVDLGNSRFLRQLDDEESILPHKLQAALEHVLEKRKELASDKGDLPNESSSLSTVVSEAFVRFFVEIVGHYPLFMGGGEREDDSACSSSPSPTPSSFQREAFRKAVTSKSLRRFLEVFMETQMFAGFVQEREHRRQGMKGLFEVRAQDYLDSLPGIENRGVNKFLKGLGNKMKFLSKK, from the exons ATGCCAGCTGCTAGCACGATGACTGGTGGAAGGGCTCTTCTGCTCTGCACGAACACTGACAACTGCATTTACCAATCTGTCAACGG GCTCCAGTGCTGCGGGTTGAAGCTCGGGGAGGCTCCAAGTGCTGTGCCCCAGCAGCCAGAGCTGTGTGGGGACGCGGAAGGCGACAGGGCCAGTGCGGCGCGGCTCACGGCCCCGTACGACCGCGGCGACAGCCCGCGGGGCGACGACATGCTCGCCCACAAGCGCTCCGGCAGCATCGACACCCACGCCGAGAACGGCCTCGCCGGCTGCAGCGGCAAGCTCTCCAAAACCCCCATGGCTGTCAGAAGCAGCGCCAGCATCCGAGACAAGATCTCCCAGTGGGAGGGCAAGACCGAGTCCGCCGCCGGGCCCTGTCCAGCGGCAGCAGCGGCAGCTGGACAGAGAGAGGCCGATGGCGTGAGGAAGAAGGACATTAAAAGCACCGAGATTCAGAGGCGAGACAGTAGGAGGCTCGTCAGCTGGGAGAGACAGGACTCTGGCAAGGAGAACGGAGGAAAAAACAGTGACTCAAGGCCCATGTCTCCCGAAGGCTTCGCTAGGGACCGGGAAAGCGTACTGGACAAGGGACTTCGTGCTAAAATGCCGGAGACTGTCCAAGATAAAAAATCAGTTTCGACTCACATTAAGAAACTGGAGCAGGCCATGAAAGAGACGCCAAGCAAGCCCACGATAGCGTTTCCTGGGAACTATTTCTGCCCGCCTTccaaggaggagcaggaggaggcggAGAGGAAGGGGGTGGAGCCTATTTTCGGGACACTGGATGAAGCTCGACCCTCGAGTCGCAATCGCCGAGGTCGCGATGGAGACCCAGAGAACGTTTACACGGAGCCTGGGGTACCATCCATCAACCCCGTACCCAAACCCCAACGCACCTTCCAGCACCACACACCCCCGCCGGGCACCCTAATGTCCGCTGGAGGGTCGATGAAAAGCAGACGCAACCTACCCCCTCTACCCTCAatacccccaccaccactgcccACTTGCCCCCCACCTGGTGTCTGCAGGAGGCCCTGGGCAGACAGGCCTCGGGATAGCAGCAACAG GAAGTCTTATGAGTTCGAGGACCTGATGCAGTCGTCCACCGAGAGCTGTCGGGTGGACTGGTATGCCCAGGCCAAGCTGACCCTTACACGCACTTTATCGGAGGAGAACGTCTACGAGGATATCCTAG ATCCTCCATCAAAAGAAAACCCTTATGAAGATATTGAATTGGAGAGCCGTTGCCTTGGAAACAAATGTCCCTTGCCTGTGTCACCCTCCTCCTCAATTCCAGACACACCATCTAAG CTCACCTCTAAGCCTGGATTCTTCAGGCAGAACTCAGAGCGTCGCAGCTTCAAACTGCTGGAACTGCGTAAGACCAATCGTGACGGGGGCATTGCGTCACCCTCGCGCATCAGCCCCCCGTCCACCCCCAGCAGCCCCGACGACACCCCCTGCCTCTCCGGAGACCCTTACAACCGCAGACGCAGGAAAATCCCAAAG ATGGTGCTGAAGATCAACGGCGTGTTTGAGGcgaggagagggaagaagaggatGAAGCGCGTCTCCCAGTCCACAGAGGCCAGCTCAGGGAGAG TGACTGATGAGAACAGCGAATCGGAAAGTGACACTGAGGAGAAACTGAAAG CCCACAGCCAGCGTTTGGTGTCGGTCCAGTCCATGCTAAAACAGACGGGCCGATACCGCACCCTTGAGCGAGACCTTATGGACCTACAAGAGAGGAAGCTCTTTGAGTACTTCCTGGTGGTTGCGCTTCATAAGATGAAGGCCGGGGCACCTTACCTGCCGGAGGTGACCCAGCAGTTTCCGCTGAAG CTGGAGAGGAGTTTTAAATTCATGAGAGAAGCCGAGGATCAGCTGAAGGTCATCCCCCAGTTCTGCTTCCCTGATGCTAAGGACTGGATACCTGTTGACCACTTTCCCAG TGAGACCTTCTCGTTTGTCCTGACGGGTGAGGATGGAAGTCGAAGATTTGGTTACTGCCGCCGTTTGCTG CCCAGCGGCAAAGGAAGGCGCCTGCCCGAAGTCTACTGCATCGTGAGCCGGCTGGGCTGTTTTGACCTCTTCTCTAAG ATCCTTGATGAGGTGGAAAAGAGGAGAGCCATTTCTCCAGCCCTGGTGCAGCCGTTCATGAGAGGCATCATGGAGGCTCCTTTCCCAGCCCCGGGGAGAACCATCACTGTGAAGAACTTTCTTCCAGGGTCAGGCACAGAG GTGATTGAGCTGTGTCGGCCGGCAGACTCCCGCCTGGAGCACGTGGACTTCGAgtgcctcttctcctccctgagTCTGCGCCTCCTGCTACGAGTCTTCGCCTCCCTCCTGCTGGAGCGTCGGGTCATCTTCACTGCAGACAAGCTCAG TACGCTGTCTCAGTGCTGCCACGCGGTGGTGGTCCTCCTCTACCCCTTCACCTGGCAGCACACCTACATTCCAGTGCTCCCCCCTGCTATGATGGACATTGTGTGCACACCTACGCCTTTCATTGTGGGCCTGCTGTCCAGCTCCCTGCCTCGTCTGAAAGAGCTGCCCATTGAAGAG GTTCTGGTAGTCGACCTTGGCAACAGCCGTTTCCTCAGACAG TTGGATGATGAGGAGTCTATTCTGCCTCACAAACTTCAAGCAGCTCTAGAACACGTTCTGGAGAAGAGGAAGGAACTGGCTAGTGACAAAGGAGACCTTCCCAATG AGTCCAGCTCCTTGAGCACTGTGGTGTCCGAGGCCTTTGTGCGCTTCTTCGTGGAGATAGTGGGCCACTACCCACTCTTCATGGGCGGCGGGGAGCGTGAGGACGACTCGGCCTGCTCCTCCTCCCCGTCTCCCACCCCGTCCTCCTTCCAGCGCGAGGCCTTCCGCAAGGCGGTCACCTCCAAGAGCCTGCGGCGCTTCCTGGAGGTGTTCATGGAGACGCAGATGTTTGCTGGCTTTGTGCAGGAGAGGGAGCATCGTCGGCAAGGCATGAAAG GTTTGTTTGAAGTTCGGGCTCAAGACTACCTGGACTCATTGCCAGGAATCGAGAACCGTGGAGTCAATAAGTTCCTAAAAGGTTTAG gaaataaaatgaaattccTCTCCAAGAAATGA